Proteins found in one Osmerus mordax isolate fOsmMor3 chromosome 20, fOsmMor3.pri, whole genome shotgun sequence genomic segment:
- the s100z gene encoding protein S100-Z, producing the protein MPSQLEGAMDALITVFYNYSGNDGDKFKLNKGELKELLNSELTDFLTSQKDPMLVEKIMNDLDSNKDNEVDFNEFVVLVAALTVACNDFFQEKQRKNNK; encoded by the exons ATGCCGAGCCAACTTGAAGGGGCCATGGACGCCCTCATAACAGTTTTCTACAACTACTCAGGAAACGATGGAGACAAATTCAAGCTCAACAAGGGGGAACTGAAAGAGCTCCTCAACAGTGAACTTACTGACTTTCTCACG TCTCAGAAGGATCCCATGCTGGTGGAGAAGATCATGAACGACCTGGATTCCAACAAAGACAACGAGGTGGACTTCAACGAGTTTGTGGTCCTGGTGGCGGCCCTGACCGTGGCCTGCAACGACTTCTTCCAAGAGAAGCAAAGGAAGAACAACAAgtag
- the crhbp gene encoding corticotropin-releasing factor-binding protein, translating into MEGTFREQLFFLVLCLSVLKGDSRYIEDNDISTEGLFSLLNSELKRELPEELMYRRSLRCLDMVSVEGQFTFTADRPQFSCAAFFIAEPNEVISVEYDNVDIDCRGGDFIKVFDGWVMKGEKFPSSQDHPLPLSQRYVDYCDSSMTRRAVRSSQNVAMVFFRVQTAGSGFTLTVRRLTNPFPCNVISQTPEGTFTMVIPQQYRNCSFSIIYPVEVQVSDLSLGHLNDFPIQKSSLGCVEAGDFVELLGGSGVDTSKMITVADLCYSNSPVRMKIACDNTVVRMVSSGKFVNRVSFNYRLLDQQDLHRIRGNSVEDYCFSG; encoded by the exons ATGGAGGGCACTTTCCGAGAGCAGCTGTTCTTTTTGGTGTTGTGTCTGTCAGTCCTCAAGGGAGACTCCAGGTACATCGAG GACAACGATATTTCAACAGAAGGATTATTTTCACTTCTCAATTCGGAGCTCAAAAGAGAATTACCTGAGGAATTAATGTACCGTAGATCTTTAC ggtGTCTGGACATGGTGTCGGTAGAGGGTCAATTCACCTTCACAGCTGACCGGCCACAGTTTAGCTGTGCAGCCTTCTTTATTGCTGAGCCAAACGAGGTCATTAGCGTAGAGTACGACAACGTGGACATCGACTGCAGGGGAGGAGACTTCATCAAG GTGTTTGACGGCTGGGTTATGAAGGGGGAGAAGTTTCCCAGCTCCCAGGACCACCCTCTGCCGCTGTCGCAGCGCTACGTGGACTACTGTGACTCCAGCATGACCAGGAGAGCTGTGCGCTCCTCTCAGAACGTCGCCATGGTCTTCTTCCGTGTCCAAACAGCCGGCAGTGGCTTCACCCTCACCGTAAGGAGACTCACCAACCCTTTCC CCTGCAATGTCATCTCCCAGACACCAGAGGGCACCTTTACAATGGTGATCCCCCAGCAGTACAGGAACTGCAGCTTCTCAATCATCTACCCAGTGGAGGTCCAGGTCTCTGATCTCTCCCTGGGACACCTCAACGACTTCCCAATCCAG AAGTCCTCTCTTGGCTGTGTGGAGGCGGGGGATTTTGTGGAGCTTCTGGGAGGTAGCGGAGTGGACACGTCCAAGATGATTACAGTGGCTGACCTCTGCTACTCCAACAGTCCTG TCCGTATGAAGATAGCCTGTGACAACACAGTGGTGAGGATGGTGTCCAGTGGAAAGTTTGTGAACCGAGTGTCCTTCAACTACCGGCTATTGGACCAGCAGGATCTTCACCGGATCAGAGGGAACAGTGTGGAAGATTACTGCTTCTCCGGCTGA